A stretch of the Tachyglossus aculeatus isolate mTacAcu1 chromosome 6, mTacAcu1.pri, whole genome shotgun sequence genome encodes the following:
- the LOC119929587 gene encoding olfactory receptor 1019-like — protein MMNVNESRENGFLLLGIARDPLEQKLLFGLFLLVYMVTLVGNLGLICLIRMMPHLHTPMYFFLSNLSFLDSCYSSVTLPKMLADFLSEHKAISFSGCVAQLSILIVFVTAELYLLASMAYDRYVAICSPLLYPVLMSTRVCVSLVALSYVAGIVNSLAQVSSIFQLSFCTSKTVNSFFCDIPPLLALSCSDTRTCEILLFAFGGFIQLSSLLIILISYLFIIITILKIRSPEGKLKSFSTCASHLVVVSLFYGTLIFTYLRPTSSYSLDQDRVVSVFYTTVIPMLNPIIYSMRNREVKEALKRLLRNL, from the coding sequence ATGATGAATGTAAATGAGAGTAGAGAGAATGGATTCCTGCTTTTGGGAATTGCCAGAGACCCTTTGGAGCAGAAACTCCTGTTTGGCCTGTTCTTGCTGGTTTACATGGTGACCTTAGTGGGGAACCTTGGTCTGATCTGTCTGATCAGGATGATGCCTCACCTTcatactcccatgtacttctttctcagcaaTTTGTCTTTCTTGGATTCCTGTTATTCCTCAGTCACGCTCCCTAAGATGCTGGCTGACTTCCTGTCAGAACATAAGGCCATTTCCTTCTCTGGATGCGTGGCTCAACTAAGTATACTCATTGTCTTTGTCACTGCAGAACTCTACCTCCTGGCTTCCATGGCTTATGACCGCTACGTAGCAATCTGTAGCCCTCTACTCTACCCTGTCCTTATGTCCACCAGGGTCTGTGTCTCACTGGTGGCCCTGTCTTATGTTGCTGGAATTGTTAATTCCCTGGCACAGGTGAGCTCTATATTTCAACTCTCTTTCTGCACATCCAAAACTGTTAACAGCTTCTTCTGTGACATTCCCCCACTCCTGGCTCTGTCTTGCTCTGATACCCGTACCTGTGAGATCTTGCTCTTTGCCTTTGGAGGGTTTATTCAACTAAGTTCCCTGTTGATCATACTGATCTCCtacctattcatcatcatcaccatcctgaagatcCGGTCCCCCGAAGGGAAACTCAAGAGCTTCTCTACTTGTGCCTCACACCTGGTCGTTGTCAGCTTATTCTATGGGACGCTTATATTCACGTACCTACGACCTACCTCGAGCTACTCCCTGGATCAGGATCGAGTGGTCTCTGTATTTTACACAACAGtcatccccatgctgaaccccattATCTACAGCATGAGGAATCGGGAAGTGAAGGAAGCACTGAAGAGGCTTTTGAGGAATTTGTAG